A genome region from Desulfomicrobium macestii includes the following:
- a CDS encoding contractile injection system protein, VgrG/Pvc8 family yields the protein MRHPTADRSWFTFETSAALGFRVHAFSGAREMHRPREFEIGLVHDLGNLDFTALPGRATCLSIRDKSGGVRHVHGVINRFIQLHTANRRIHYRCLLVPRLHFLNQVKTIDHFLCQDIEAHVNLYEEPACRKVLS from the coding sequence ATGCGGCATCCGACAGCAGACAGATCCTGGTTCACCTTCGAGACTTCCGCCGCTCTTGGTTTCAGAGTCCACGCCTTCTCGGGCGCCCGGGAAATGCATCGTCCCCGCGAGTTCGAGATCGGGCTCGTCCACGACCTGGGCAACCTCGATTTCACAGCACTGCCGGGCCGGGCGACGTGCCTGTCCATTCGGGACAAAAGCGGCGGCGTACGCCATGTGCACGGCGTCATCAATCGCTTCATACAACTGCACACCGCCAACCGGCGCATCCATTACCGCTGCCTGCTCGTGCCCAGGCTCCATTTCCTGAATCAGGTCAAAACCATAGACCACTTTCTCTGCCAGGACATCGAAGCCCATGTGAACCTGTACGAAGAACCGGCCTGCCGGAAGGTGCTGTCATGA